The Tepidibacter aestuarii genome contains a region encoding:
- the argB gene encoding acetylglutamate kinase, translated as MNEKKAALLMEALPYIKKFKGKTFVIKYGGSIMENENSKKAFIEDVALMNLVGINVIIVHGGGPYISKFLNKLDVESNFIDGLRVTNKETVELVEMILSSKINKEIASKLCAHDISAVGISGRDSSLIKAKKKYIFKNNKKVDIGHVGEVVSINEKLLLDLIENNHLPVISPIGCDLEGNIYNVNADYAASSISSCLKAEKLILLTDVKGIYKDLNDESTFISSINTEKIKEYIKSGIIKGGMIPKLECCIDALESGTKNIHLIDGRREHSLLLEIFTNEGMGTMIEGGNKDGN; from the coding sequence ATGAATGAAAAAAAAGCAGCCTTGCTTATGGAGGCACTGCCTTATATTAAAAAATTTAAAGGTAAAACCTTCGTAATAAAATATGGTGGAAGCATAATGGAAAATGAAAATTCTAAAAAAGCATTTATAGAAGATGTGGCCTTAATGAATCTTGTTGGAATTAACGTGATAATCGTACATGGTGGAGGACCTTACATCTCTAAATTTTTAAATAAGTTAGATGTTGAAAGTAATTTTATAGATGGACTAAGAGTTACAAATAAAGAAACTGTGGAATTAGTTGAAATGATTCTATCATCAAAAATAAATAAGGAAATAGCTTCGAAGTTATGTGCTCATGATATTAGTGCTGTTGGAATTAGTGGAAGAGATTCAAGTTTAATCAAAGCAAAGAAAAAATATATATTTAAAAATAACAAAAAAGTAGATATTGGTCATGTTGGAGAAGTTGTAAGTATCAATGAAAAGCTATTATTAGATTTAATTGAAAATAATCACTTACCAGTAATATCTCCTATTGGATGTGATTTAGAAGGAAATATATATAACGTTAATGCAGATTATGCAGCATCTTCAATAAGCTCTTGTTTAAAAGCTGAAAAACTAATTCTTTTAACAGATGTAAAAGGAATATATAAAGATTTAAATGATGAATCAACTTTTATATCCAGTATAAATACTGAGAAGATAAAAGAATATATAAAATCAGGAATAATTAAAGGAGGGATGATTCCTAAGCTTGAGTGCTGTATTGATGCTCTTGAAAGTGGAACAAAGAATATTCATCTTATAGATGGAAGACGAGAACACAGTCTACTATTAGAAATATTTACAAACGAAGGAATGGGAACAATGATAGAAGGGGGAAATAAAGATGGCAATTAA
- a CDS encoding tRNA dihydrouridine synthase — translation MKYYLAPMEGITGYIYRNSYEKIFHNIDKYFTPFIPTNESKSLKTKELRDVLPENNKDMNIVPQIITNDSEGFVNLSRKLQRLGYSEVNLNLGCPVGTVVSKNRGSGFLAKREELDIFLDEIFKIDDMKISIKTRIGKNGQEEFYELIKIYNKYPIEELIIHPRTQKDFYGNKPNLEVFKDALSLSTNPVCYNGDIFTVDDYNKLTKAFPQVKTVMLGRGILANPGLINEIKNNTFIDKEVLKYFHDEILNRYIELFNEDKNAIFKMKELWRYMIYIFSNNKKYAEKIKKSQKLSDYKEAVSSLFMEQEIIEGAGLFNK, via the coding sequence ATGAAATACTATTTAGCACCAATGGAAGGAATTACCGGATACATATATAGAAATTCGTATGAAAAAATTTTTCATAATATTGATAAATACTTTACACCTTTTATTCCTACAAATGAAAGTAAAAGTCTTAAAACTAAAGAATTAAGAGATGTTTTGCCTGAAAACAATAAAGATATGAATATAGTACCTCAAATAATTACTAATGATTCAGAAGGTTTTGTTAATTTATCTAGAAAATTACAAAGATTAGGCTATAGCGAAGTTAATTTAAATTTAGGATGTCCTGTTGGAACGGTTGTTTCAAAAAATAGAGGTTCGGGATTTCTGGCTAAAAGAGAAGAACTTGATATATTTTTAGATGAAATATTTAAAATAGATGATATGAAAATTTCTATAAAAACTAGAATAGGAAAGAATGGTCAAGAAGAATTTTATGAGCTAATAAAAATTTATAATAAATATCCTATAGAAGAATTAATTATTCACCCTAGAACACAAAAAGATTTTTATGGAAATAAGCCTAATTTAGAAGTATTTAAAGATGCATTGTCTTTAAGTACCAATCCAGTATGTTATAATGGTGATATTTTCACTGTTGATGATTATAATAAATTAACAAAAGCTTTCCCACAAGTAAAAACAGTAATGCTTGGAAGAGGAATACTAGCCAATCCAGGATTAATTAATGAAATTAAAAATAATACTTTTATAGATAAAGAAGTATTAAAATATTTTCATGATGAAATTTTAAATAGATATATAGAATTATTTAATGAAGATAAAAATGCAATATTTAAAATGAAAGAATTATGGAGATATATGATTTATATATTTTCAAATAATAAAAAATATGCTGAAAAAATAAAGAAGTCACAAAAGTTAAGTGATTATAAAGAAGCAGTTTCAAGCTTATTTATGGAGCAGGAAATCATAGAAGGGGCAGGGTTATTTAATAAGTAA
- the carA gene encoding glutamine-hydrolyzing carbamoyl-phosphate synthase small subunit: MNAILYLEDGSIYEGKAFGKIGTTVGELVFNTSMTGYQEILTDPSYAGQIINMTYPLIGNYGVNNIENESLKIHAKGFIVKNISNNPSNYMSEKSIGEMLKSMDIVGIYGVDTRSITKKIRNSGVLKCVISSENLSIDDIKDILNNTEIKDDWMKKVSTKEIINIKGDGYKVAVVDFGVKQNIINNLKQRGCDITIFPYNVSFEEVMSIDPDGVLLSNGPGDPKEVKDAIEMTKELMKNIPTLGICLGHQIIALAVGGNTYKMKYGHRGGNHGVYDIERDKSYITSQNHGYAVDKNSIEDKEMIVTHINLNDNTVEGMKHKNYPVFSVQYHPEGSPGPQDSSYIFDKFISVLGGGK; this comes from the coding sequence ATGAATGCTATTTTATATTTAGAAGATGGAAGTATATATGAAGGTAAAGCATTTGGGAAAATAGGAACTACTGTCGGAGAACTTGTTTTCAATACTTCTATGACAGGGTATCAGGAGATACTAACTGATCCTTCTTATGCAGGTCAAATAATAAATATGACATATCCTTTAATAGGTAATTACGGAGTTAATAATATTGAGAACGAATCATTAAAAATACATGCAAAAGGATTTATCGTTAAAAATATTTCTAATAATCCTTCAAATTATATGAGTGAAAAAAGTATAGGTGAGATGCTTAAAAGCATGGATATTGTAGGGATTTACGGAGTTGATACAAGAAGTATAACTAAAAAGATAAGAAATTCTGGAGTTTTAAAGTGTGTAATATCTAGTGAGAATTTATCAATTGATGATATAAAAGATATTTTAAATAATACTGAAATCAAAGATGATTGGATGAAAAAGGTGAGTACTAAAGAAATTATTAATATAAAGGGAGATGGTTATAAGGTTGCTGTAGTTGATTTTGGAGTAAAGCAAAATATTATAAATAACTTAAAGCAAAGAGGTTGTGATATAACTATATTTCCATACAACGTATCTTTTGAAGAAGTAATGAGTATAGATCCAGATGGAGTACTTTTAAGCAACGGACCTGGAGATCCTAAAGAGGTTAAAGATGCAATAGAGATGACTAAAGAATTAATGAAAAATATACCTACATTGGGGATATGCCTAGGACATCAGATAATAGCACTAGCAGTTGGTGGAAATACTTATAAAATGAAGTACGGACATAGAGGAGGAAACCATGGGGTATATGATATAGAGAGAGATAAATCATATATAACATCTCAAAACCACGGCTATGCAGTAGACAAAAATAGTATAGAAGATAAAGAGATGATAGTAACTCATATAAATCTAAACGACAATACAGTAGAAGGAATGAAACATAAAAATTATCCAGTATTTTCAGTTCAATATCATCCAGAAGGTTCTCCTGGACCACAGGATTCTTCATATATATTTGATAAATTCATATCTGTATTAGGAGGGGGTAAGTAA
- the argF gene encoding ornithine carbamoyltransferase, whose product MAINLKGRSFLTLKDFTQSEIKYLLNLAGDLKSKKRSGIKGNLLDGKNIVLLFEKTSTRTRCSFEVAAFDEGGHVTFLGANDSQMGKKESIEDTAKVLGRFYDGIEFRGFKQESVEILAKNAGIPVWNGLTDMYHPTQILADFLTVKENVNKPLNKVKFIYVGDARNNMGNSLLIGAVKMGMDFVALAPKKLWPCEELVDEMKEIAKENGGSITLTEDVNEVKYADVIYTDVWVSMGEEDQFEERIKLLKPYQVNMDMINKTENKDVIFMHCLPAFHDLNTKVGNEIYEKFGLKEMEVTDEVFRSKHSVVFDEAENRMHTIKAVMVATIGNI is encoded by the coding sequence ATGGCAATTAATTTAAAGGGAAGAAGTTTTTTAACATTAAAGGATTTTACACAAAGCGAGATAAAATATCTTTTGAATTTAGCGGGAGATTTAAAGTCTAAGAAAAGATCAGGAATAAAAGGAAATTTATTAGATGGAAAAAATATAGTATTATTATTTGAAAAAACTTCTACTAGAACGAGATGCTCATTTGAAGTTGCAGCATTTGATGAAGGAGGTCATGTTACTTTTTTAGGAGCTAATGACAGTCAAATGGGCAAAAAAGAATCAATAGAAGATACAGCTAAAGTCTTAGGAAGATTTTATGATGGGATAGAATTTAGAGGATTTAAACAGGAATCAGTTGAGATTTTAGCAAAGAACGCTGGTATTCCAGTATGGAATGGACTTACTGATATGTATCATCCAACTCAGATATTAGCTGATTTTTTAACAGTTAAGGAAAATGTAAATAAGCCACTTAATAAAGTTAAATTCATTTATGTCGGAGATGCTAGAAACAATATGGGAAATTCTTTATTAATAGGTGCGGTTAAAATGGGAATGGATTTTGTAGCCCTTGCTCCGAAAAAATTGTGGCCGTGTGAAGAGTTAGTTGATGAAATGAAAGAAATTGCAAAGGAAAATGGCGGAAGTATTACTCTTACAGAGGATGTAAATGAAGTCAAATATGCAGATGTAATATATACAGATGTTTGGGTATCAATGGGAGAAGAAGATCAATTTGAAGAAAGAATCAAACTATTAAAGCCGTATCAAGTTAACATGGATATGATTAATAAAACTGAAAATAAAGATGTGATATTTATGCATTGTTTACCAGCATTTCATGATTTAAATACGAAGGTTGGTAACGAAATATACGAAAAATTTGGATTAAAAGAAATGGAAGTTACAGATGAAGTATTTAGATCAAAACATTCAGTTGTATTTGATGAAGCTGAAAATAGAATGCATACTATTAAAGCTGTAATGGTTGCAACTATAGGAAATATTTAA
- the carB gene encoding carbamoyl-phosphate synthase (glutamine-hydrolyzing) large subunit: MGLDKSIKKVIIIGSGPIVIGQAAEFDYSGTQACKAIKEEGIRTVLVNSNPATIMTDMDIADKVYIEPLNIESLENIIQKEKPDGILAGFGGQTALNIAMQLQEKGILNKYNVKFLGTDSDTIKKAEDREEFKKLMIDINQPVPMSIIANNIKECEEFVKEYGYPVIIRPAYTLGGTGGGIANNYEELINTCENGLKSSPINQILLEQSVAGWKEIEYEVIRDKKDNCIIICNMENIDPVGVHTGDSIVIAPSQTLRDKEYQMLRTASIDIIRSLKIEGGCNVQFALDPESSKYIVIEVNPRVSRSSALASKAAGYPIAKIAAKIAIGYSLDELKNYATKNSSAFFEPSLDYVVVKIPKWPFDKFNKADKKLGTQMKATGEVMAISRSFENALLKAVSCLEAKFTGLRIPHIIDMNKDEIIEKIKMSDDERIFAIAQALRIGIDIESIFELTKIDKWFLYGINNIVEIENKLKQETIDGNVIYDAQAMGFTDEEICEISGINFETLKKIRKDNNIYPVYKMVDTCSGEFESTTPYYYSCYDKEDENEVSNNKKIIVLGSGPIRIGQGIEFDYCCVHGVWSIKEKGYESIIINNNPETVSTDFDISDKLYFEPLYIDDVMNVINKEKPDGVIVQFGGQTSINLTKQLSEKKVNILGTSFESIDLAEDRGKLSDILKDLSIPTPKGYAVTNLEDAFNTANKLGYPVIVRPSYVIGGRAMQVVYDDKTLENYMNEAVSLSSEHTVLIDKYVKGTEIEVDAISDGEDILIPGIMEHVEKTGVHSGDSITVYPTVSLCDETIDKLVTYTKKIVKELKIVGLVNIQYVYDGNEVYVIEVNPRASRTVPILSKVTQVPMVKLAVESMLGSKLKELGYGTGLLENKQLYAVKIPVFSSEKLANVDVYLSPEMKSTGEVLGVDKDLDKAVYKGFRAVNIDIPTNGGIYVSLSDVNKKEALEVIKKYYKLGFKLYASKGTSEFLNNNQISCEQVDLDKLNDLISKGDINIVINTPTSGNSLESEGFKLRKKATERKIPIFTSLDTANLFLKAINIKKNDEEIEYVSLDNYFV; the protein is encoded by the coding sequence ATGGGGTTAGATAAGAGTATAAAAAAAGTAATTATTATAGGTTCTGGACCCATAGTTATAGGTCAAGCAGCAGAATTTGACTATTCAGGGACTCAAGCTTGTAAAGCTATAAAGGAAGAAGGAATAAGAACAGTTCTTGTTAACTCTAATCCTGCAACTATAATGACCGATATGGATATAGCTGATAAGGTATATATAGAACCTCTTAATATAGAAAGCTTAGAAAATATAATTCAAAAGGAAAAGCCAGATGGAATATTAGCAGGGTTTGGAGGCCAAACAGCTCTCAATATTGCTATGCAGTTACAGGAAAAAGGAATACTTAATAAATATAATGTAAAGTTTTTAGGAACAGATAGTGATACTATAAAAAAAGCAGAAGATAGAGAAGAATTCAAAAAGCTAATGATAGATATAAACCAACCAGTTCCTATGAGTATAATAGCTAATAATATAAAAGAGTGTGAAGAATTCGTTAAAGAATACGGATATCCTGTAATAATAAGACCAGCTTACACACTAGGCGGAACTGGTGGTGGTATTGCTAACAATTACGAAGAACTAATTAATACTTGTGAAAATGGATTAAAAAGCAGTCCAATAAATCAAATACTATTAGAACAAAGTGTAGCTGGATGGAAGGAAATAGAGTATGAAGTAATAAGAGATAAAAAAGATAACTGTATTATTATATGCAACATGGAAAATATAGATCCAGTAGGAGTTCATACAGGAGACAGCATAGTTATAGCTCCATCTCAAACACTAAGAGATAAAGAATATCAAATGTTAAGAACAGCTTCTATAGATATAATAAGAAGTTTAAAAATAGAAGGTGGATGCAATGTACAATTTGCATTAGATCCAGAAAGCTCTAAATATATAGTAATAGAAGTAAACCCTAGAGTAAGTAGATCAAGTGCTCTAGCATCAAAAGCTGCAGGTTATCCAATAGCAAAAATAGCAGCTAAAATTGCAATAGGATATAGTCTTGATGAACTTAAAAATTATGCAACTAAAAATTCTAGTGCATTCTTTGAGCCAAGCCTTGATTATGTAGTAGTTAAAATACCTAAATGGCCATTTGATAAATTTAATAAAGCTGATAAAAAACTTGGAACTCAAATGAAAGCAACAGGAGAAGTTATGGCTATAAGTAGAAGTTTTGAAAATGCTTTATTAAAAGCAGTAAGCTGTCTTGAAGCAAAGTTTACAGGACTTAGAATACCTCATATTATTGATATGAATAAAGATGAGATAATTGAAAAAATAAAAATGAGTGACGATGAAAGAATATTTGCTATAGCTCAAGCATTAAGAATAGGAATAGATATAGAATCTATTTTTGAATTGACAAAAATAGATAAATGGTTCTTATATGGAATTAATAATATAGTTGAAATAGAAAATAAACTAAAACAAGAAACTATAGATGGAAATGTAATTTATGATGCTCAGGCCATGGGATTTACAGATGAAGAAATCTGCGAAATATCAGGAATAAATTTTGAAACTTTAAAGAAAATCAGAAAAGACAACAATATATATCCTGTATATAAAATGGTAGATACCTGTAGTGGAGAATTTGAGTCAACGACTCCATATTACTATTCTTGTTATGATAAAGAAGATGAAAACGAAGTATCTAATAACAAAAAGATAATAGTGTTAGGTTCTGGGCCTATAAGAATAGGTCAGGGTATAGAATTTGATTACTGTTGTGTTCATGGAGTTTGGTCAATAAAAGAAAAAGGATACGAATCTATAATTATAAATAATAATCCCGAAACTGTAAGTACAGATTTTGATATATCAGATAAGCTTTATTTTGAACCTTTATATATAGATGATGTAATGAATGTTATAAATAAAGAAAAACCAGATGGAGTTATAGTTCAGTTTGGAGGGCAGACATCCATAAACTTAACTAAACAACTATCTGAGAAAAAAGTAAATATACTTGGAACTTCATTTGAATCTATAGACTTAGCAGAAGACAGAGGTAAGCTAAGTGATATATTAAAAGATCTAAGTATCCCAACTCCTAAAGGATATGCAGTAACTAATTTAGAAGATGCTTTTAATACAGCAAATAAATTAGGGTATCCTGTAATAGTTAGACCTTCATATGTTATAGGTGGGCGTGCTATGCAGGTAGTTTATGATGATAAGACACTTGAAAATTATATGAATGAAGCTGTAAGTTTAAGTAGTGAACATACAGTATTAATAGATAAGTATGTAAAGGGAACTGAAATTGAAGTAGATGCAATATCTGATGGAGAAGACATATTAATACCTGGAATAATGGAGCATGTTGAAAAAACAGGAGTACACTCAGGAGATAGTATAACTGTATATCCTACTGTAAGTTTATGTGACGAGACTATAGATAAGCTAGTCACTTATACTAAGAAAATAGTTAAAGAACTTAAAATAGTAGGACTTGTTAATATTCAGTATGTATACGATGGAAATGAAGTATATGTTATAGAAGTAAATCCAAGAGCTTCAAGAACAGTACCAATACTTAGTAAGGTAACACAAGTTCCTATGGTAAAATTAGCAGTTGAATCTATGCTTGGAAGTAAGCTAAAAGAACTAGGATATGGAACTGGGCTTTTAGAGAATAAACAATTATATGCAGTGAAAATACCTGTTTTCTCTAGTGAAAAGCTAGCTAATGTTGACGTATATTTAAGTCCTGAAATGAAATCAACTGGAGAGGTATTAGGGGTAGATAAGGATTTGGATAAAGCTGTATATAAAGGATTTAGAGCAGTAAATATAGATATTCCAACTAACGGAGGAATATATGTATCATTAAGTGATGTTAATAAAAAAGAAGCACTTGAAGTTATAAAAAAATACTATAAGCTTGGATTTAAACTATATGCTTCAAAGGGAACTAGCGAGTTTCTTAATAATAACCAAATTTCATGTGAACAAGTAGATTTGGATAAATTAAATGATCTTATATCAAAAGGAGATATAAATATAGTTATAAATACTCCTACAAGCGGAAATAGTCTTGAAAGTGAAGGCTTTAAGCTTAGAAAAAAAGCAACAGAAAGAAAAATACCGATATTTACATCTTTAGATACAGCTAATCTATTTTTAAAAGCTATTAATATAAAGAAAAATGATGAAGAAATAGAGTACGTTTCTTTAGATAATTATTTTGTTTAG
- a CDS encoding aspartate aminotransferase family protein: MSKNNIMNTYSRVDVTFEKGLGSKVYDINGKEYIDFVSGVAVNCLGHSHPAIIKALNDQSNNLIHISNLYWNNKQLNLAKKLCDYSDHDKVFFCNSGTEAVETAIKLARKYGINNGTSKKNEIIFMENSFHGRTMGALAITGQEKYQKDFMPLMSGVKSSKFNDIDSLKNKIDENTCAVIIEPIQGEGGIISVQIDFLKEVKNLCEKYNALLIFDEIQCGIGRTGSLFAYKKFEVIPDVICMAKGLGGGFPIGAVLATQKSADAFVPGDHGSTFGGNPLGCSVSLAVLNELIDNGVLDKVDEKSEYITNKLSKLKEKYQAVDKIQGMGLMLGIKLNIDKSKLISKCFEKGLLLVGAGENVVRILPPLNVSKEDIDKFLDILDEALNELCN, from the coding sequence ATGAGCAAAAACAATATAATGAATACTTACTCAAGAGTTGATGTAACCTTTGAAAAAGGGTTAGGTAGTAAGGTCTATGACATAAATGGAAAAGAATATATAGATTTTGTTTCGGGAGTTGCGGTAAATTGTTTGGGACATTCTCATCCAGCTATAATAAAAGCCTTAAATGATCAAAGTAACAACCTTATTCATATCTCAAATTTATATTGGAACAATAAACAATTAAATCTTGCAAAAAAACTATGTGATTATAGCGATCATGATAAAGTATTTTTCTGCAACAGTGGAACAGAAGCAGTAGAAACAGCTATTAAGCTAGCTAGAAAATACGGAATAAATAATGGAACGAGTAAAAAAAATGAAATAATATTCATGGAAAATTCTTTTCATGGAAGAACAATGGGAGCTCTTGCTATAACAGGACAAGAAAAATATCAAAAAGATTTTATGCCTCTTATGAGTGGAGTAAAGAGTAGTAAGTTTAATGATATAGATAGTTTAAAAAATAAAATAGATGAAAATACCTGTGCAGTTATAATTGAACCTATCCAAGGAGAAGGAGGTATAATATCTGTCCAAATAGATTTTTTAAAAGAAGTAAAAAATTTATGTGAAAAATATAATGCTCTCTTAATATTTGATGAAATACAGTGTGGGATAGGTAGAACAGGAAGTTTGTTTGCATATAAGAAATTTGAAGTAATACCTGATGTTATATGCATGGCAAAGGGGTTAGGTGGAGGCTTTCCAATTGGAGCTGTACTTGCAACTCAAAAATCAGCCGATGCATTTGTTCCTGGAGATCATGGAAGTACTTTTGGTGGAAATCCTCTAGGGTGTTCAGTATCATTAGCAGTATTAAATGAACTAATTGATAATGGTGTATTAGACAAAGTAGATGAAAAAAGTGAGTATATCACTAATAAACTTTCAAAATTAAAAGAAAAATATCAAGCTGTAGATAAAATTCAGGGAATGGGATTAATGCTTGGAATAAAGCTAAATATTGATAAAAGCAAATTAATTAGTAAGTGTTTTGAAAAAGGACTTTTATTAGTAGGAGCAGGAGAAAATGTAGTAAGAATACTACCTCCTTTAAATGTTTCTAAAGAAGATATAGATAAATTTTTAGATATATTAGATGAAGCCTTAAATGAACTATGCAATTAA
- the argC gene encoding N-acetyl-gamma-glutamyl-phosphate reductase has protein sequence MIKAGVIGSTGYAGQQLVWFLNNHPDVKINFLSSHSYSGVSFSKIYGNYSKNLESICVDIKEAENKLSEIDILFIALPHGKSFDLVKKALSLGVKVIDLGADFRLKDHNVYKKWYGLDHQAINLLPKSVYGLPELNRNIIKESNLIANPGCYPTASILALTPLLKFNIIDSSSIIIDAKSGVSGAGRSLNTSVLYGECNESIKAYSVSSHRHTPEIEQVLSNANYKDISLLFTPHLVPMNRGILATCYGNLLKDISQEELYEIYSSFYKNESFVRIIEEIPETKWVKGSNICDIAIRVDERTKKVIIISAIDNLIKGAAGQAVQNMNIMFNLDENKGLDLLSMFP, from the coding sequence GTGATAAAAGCAGGTGTAATAGGCTCAACAGGATATGCTGGCCAGCAGTTAGTTTGGTTTTTAAATAATCATCCTGATGTTAAAATTAATTTTTTATCTTCTCACAGCTACAGTGGTGTTTCTTTTTCTAAAATATATGGGAACTATAGTAAAAACCTAGAATCTATATGTGTAGACATAAAAGAAGCAGAAAATAAACTTAGTGAAATAGATATTCTTTTTATTGCCCTACCCCATGGTAAGTCATTCGATTTAGTAAAAAAAGCTTTAAGTTTAGGCGTAAAAGTTATAGATTTAGGAGCAGATTTCAGGCTAAAAGATCATAACGTTTATAAAAAGTGGTATGGACTAGATCATCAAGCTATTAATTTATTACCCAAATCTGTATATGGTTTACCTGAACTAAACAGAAATATCATAAAAGAATCTAATTTAATAGCAAATCCTGGATGTTATCCGACTGCAAGTATACTAGCTTTAACTCCTCTTTTAAAATTTAATATTATTGATTCATCTTCAATAATTATAGATGCTAAATCAGGAGTATCAGGTGCAGGTAGATCTTTAAATACATCCGTTCTTTATGGAGAATGTAATGAGTCAATAAAGGCTTATTCTGTATCATCACACAGACATACTCCTGAAATAGAACAGGTTTTATCCAATGCAAATTATAAGGATATTTCTTTATTATTTACTCCTCATTTAGTTCCAATGAATAGAGGAATACTAGCAACATGTTACGGTAATTTACTAAAAGATATTTCTCAAGAAGAATTATATGAAATATACAGCTCGTTTTATAAAAATGAATCCTTCGTAAGAATAATTGAAGAAATTCCAGAAACAAAATGGGTTAAAGGCTCTAATATATGTGATATTGCTATAAGAGTTGATGAAAGAACAAAAAAAGTAATAATAATATCAGCAATAGATAATCTAATAAAAGGAGCTGCAGGACAAGCAGTTCAAAATATGAACATTATGTTTAATTTAGATGAAAATAAAGGATTAGATTTACTGTCAATGTTTCCATAG
- the argJ gene encoding bifunctional ornithine acetyltransferase/N-acetylglutamate synthase: MKILENKTITDVPYFKAIGIHSGVKRKRKDLCIIYSEKEAVAAGTFTQNKFAAAPVVVSKDHIKSDNTQAIVINSGNANACTGDEGVDNAYSMAKTTADCLGLSSKEVLVASTGIIGLPLPMDIITPGIKDACTQISCTGGDSAAEAIMTTDTFTKTLTVELNIDGEKILISGIAKGSGMIHPNMATMLSFIVSNVNISKDMLSSALKESVDDSYNMISVDGDTSTNDMVIAMANKTANNTPINSKDDNFIKFKTALDFLNKELAKMIAKDGEGATKLIEVSLNNAKTLKDAKLCAKSVISSSLVKSAFFGEDANWGRIVCSLGYSNAEFSPEKIDVSFQNTSGTIQLFKDGKEVPFNEELAKSILSQEHIHIVIDLKDGEHCATAWGCDLSFDYVKINASYRS; the protein is encoded by the coding sequence TTGAAAATATTAGAAAATAAAACGATTACAGATGTTCCTTATTTTAAAGCTATAGGTATACACTCTGGAGTAAAAAGAAAAAGAAAAGATTTATGTATTATATATAGTGAAAAAGAAGCAGTTGCTGCAGGTACTTTTACTCAAAATAAATTCGCAGCAGCTCCAGTTGTTGTAAGTAAGGATCATATAAAATCTGATAATACACAAGCAATAGTTATAAATAGCGGAAATGCTAATGCTTGTACTGGTGATGAAGGAGTAGATAATGCATACTCAATGGCTAAAACAACTGCTGATTGTTTAGGATTATCTTCAAAAGAAGTATTAGTAGCCTCTACTGGTATAATAGGACTTCCACTTCCTATGGATATTATTACTCCTGGAATTAAAGATGCATGTACTCAAATTTCATGTACTGGAGGAGATTCAGCGGCTGAAGCTATAATGACTACTGATACTTTCACTAAAACATTAACTGTAGAATTGAATATAGATGGTGAAAAAATATTAATAAGTGGTATAGCTAAAGGTTCTGGAATGATTCATCCTAATATGGCTACTATGTTAAGCTTTATTGTAAGTAATGTAAATATATCTAAAGATATGCTATCAAGTGCATTAAAAGAAAGTGTCGATGATTCATATAATATGATTTCGGTGGATGGAGATACTAGTACTAATGATATGGTTATAGCCATGGCAAATAAAACCGCTAATAACACACCTATAAATTCAAAAGATGATAATTTTATAAAATTCAAAACAGCTTTAGATTTTTTAAATAAAGAACTTGCTAAAATGATAGCAAAAGATGGAGAAGGTGCTACAAAACTTATAGAAGTTTCTTTAAATAATGCTAAGACTTTAAAAGATGCTAAGTTATGTGCTAAATCTGTAATATCTTCTAGTTTAGTAAAATCAGCATTTTTCGGAGAAGATGCCAATTGGGGAAGAATCGTATGTTCTTTAGGTTATTCTAATGCAGAATTTTCTCCAGAAAAAATAGATGTATCTTTTCAAAACACATCAGGAACTATACAGCTTTTCAAAGATGGTAAAGAAGTTCCTTTTAATGAAGAATTAGCAAAAAGTATATTAAGTCAAGAGCATATCCATATCGTTATAGACTTAAAAGATGGTGAACATTGTGCAACTGCTTGGGGATGTGATTTGAGTTTTGATTATGTAAAAATTAATGCTTCTTATAGATCATAA